In Chrysoperla carnea chromosome 2, inChrCarn1.1, whole genome shotgun sequence, the following proteins share a genomic window:
- the LOC123291578 gene encoding uncharacterized protein LOC123291578, producing MYNSGNIVKALSYLYQNRRIKGNVYDKEWKWDSSHDSIAINRKLWHKMLKCNVYHYCFFDSITWYGSLQHLCEKCYLKIRVLTLAAPQVYALKLCPETKENFCNSTLDILNAMFNLTNNVYIRHIYEMKSSLFYEPPPTISYKFVDKRDRILCYDLITRNNISSNLDNYLSSFLL from the exons atGTACAATTCAGGGAACATCGTAAAAGCTTTGagttatttatatcaaaaccGACGAATAAAG GGGAACGTTTATGATAAGGAATGGAAATGGGATTCATCTCATGATAGTATTGCCATTAACCGAAAATTATGGCATAAAATGCTGAAATGTAACGTCTATCATTATTGCTTCTTTGATTCAATCACCTGGTATGGATCATTACAGCatttatgtgaaaaatgttatttgaaaatacgAGTATTAACATTAGCAGCGCCACAAGTTTACGCTCTTAAACTAtg tcctgaaactaaagaaaatttttgcaattcaaCACTAGATATTTTAAATGCAATGTTCAACTTAACTAATAATGTATACATACGTCACATTTATGAGATGAAATCATCATTATTCTATGAGCCACCACCGacaatttcatacaaatttgtTGATAAGCGTGATCGAATACTTTGCTACGATTTAATTACAAGAAACAATATATCATCAAATTTAGATAATTATCTTTCAAGctttcttttataa